From Pseudoalteromonas rubra, one genomic window encodes:
- the gorA gene encoding glutathione-disulfide reductase, protein MAQHFDYIAIGGGSGGIASANRAAMRGAKVALIEAKHMGGTCVNVGCVPKKVMWHGAQVAEAIKLYAPDYGFDVEVKDFDWGKLVESREAYIGRIHQGYNKYLASNGVTVINGFAKFVDNNTVEVNGEHYTADHICIAVGGRPSIPNIPGAELGIDSNDFFELKAQPKSVAVIGAGYIAVELAGVLHSLGTDTHLFVRKHAPLRNFDPILIDTLTEVMDKEGPTLHTHSTPKSLSKNDDGSVTLHLENGESHTVEQVIWAIGREPVTDKINLAATDVAITDGGYVKVDEYQNTSVSGIYALGDIMEGGIELTPVAVKAGRMLAERLFNPEMPDAKMDYNLVPTVVFSHPPIGTIGLTEPEAVAQYGEDNIKVYTSTFAAMYTAVTQHRQPCKMKLVCAGDDEKIVGLHGIGFAVDEMIQGFGVAMKMGATKADFDSVVAIHPTGSEEFVTM, encoded by the coding sequence ATGGCACAACATTTTGATTATATCGCCATTGGTGGCGGAAGCGGTGGTATTGCCTCGGCCAACCGAGCAGCAATGCGTGGCGCAAAAGTCGCCCTTATCGAAGCCAAACATATGGGTGGCACCTGTGTAAACGTGGGCTGCGTGCCCAAAAAAGTTATGTGGCATGGCGCACAAGTGGCCGAAGCCATTAAACTGTATGCACCGGATTATGGCTTTGACGTAGAAGTTAAAGACTTCGACTGGGGCAAACTGGTTGAAAGCCGCGAAGCCTACATTGGCCGCATCCACCAGGGTTATAACAAATATCTGGCCAGCAATGGCGTCACTGTGATCAATGGCTTTGCCAAATTCGTTGATAACAACACGGTTGAAGTCAATGGCGAACACTACACCGCCGATCACATCTGTATCGCCGTAGGCGGTCGCCCGTCGATTCCGAATATTCCGGGCGCTGAGCTGGGCATTGATTCTAATGACTTCTTTGAGCTTAAGGCACAGCCTAAGAGCGTGGCCGTGATTGGCGCAGGCTATATTGCCGTTGAGCTGGCGGGCGTATTACACAGCCTGGGCACAGACACGCACCTGTTCGTACGTAAGCATGCTCCGCTGCGCAACTTTGATCCTATCCTGATTGACACCCTCACCGAGGTAATGGACAAAGAAGGGCCTACCCTGCACACCCACAGCACACCTAAGTCGCTGAGCAAGAACGACGACGGCAGCGTCACTTTACACCTGGAAAACGGCGAGTCACACACGGTTGAGCAAGTGATCTGGGCCATTGGTCGTGAGCCTGTGACTGACAAAATCAATCTGGCTGCCACCGATGTGGCCATCACAGACGGCGGCTACGTAAAAGTAGATGAATACCAGAACACCTCGGTGTCTGGCATTTATGCGCTGGGTGACATCATGGAAGGCGGCATTGAGCTGACGCCGGTAGCAGTGAAAGCCGGTCGTATGCTGGCCGAGCGCCTGTTTAACCCGGAAATGCCTGACGCCAAAATGGACTACAACCTGGTCCCGACTGTGGTCTTCAGTCACCCGCCCATCGGCACTATCGGCCTGACCGAACCAGAAGCTGTTGCACAATACGGTGAAGACAACATCAAGGTCTACACCTCAACCTTTGCAGCCATGTACACAGCTGTGACCCAGCACCGCCAGCCTTGTAAAATGAAACTAGTGTGTGCCGGTGACGACGAAAAAATCGTTGGCCTGCACGGCATCGGCTTCGCGGTTGATGAAATGATCCAGGGCTTTGGTGTTGCCATGAAGATGGGCGCAACCAAAGCCGACTTTGATTCGGTTGTGGCTATTCACCCGACGGGATCTGAAGAGTTTGTTACTATGTAG
- the prlC gene encoding oligopeptidase A: MTNPLIGMEGLPPFSQIKPEHVVEALKQAIAHCRDTIDTVLKNDAYSWENLVLPLEEADDKLSRMWSPVSHMHSVVNNDALRQAYDACLPLISEYSTYVGQHQGLYEAYKSLKDSDTFAALSTAQQKTINNALRDFQLSGIALAPEQQQRYGEISARLSELAAKFGNNVMDATQAWTKHVTDEAELSGLPESALALAAHTAQSKELEGWLFTLDIPSYLPVMTYADNRSLREDMYRAFVTRASDQGPNAKEFDNSEIMREELALRYELAQLLGFDSYADKSLATKMAQSPEQVFAFLNDLALHAKPQAEKELAELKAFAEKEHGATELAAWDYGYYGEKLKQAKYAISDELLRPYFPADTVLKGLFETVNRLFGIKVTEVQGFDTYHPDVRFFAIHDAQDTLRGHFYLDLYAREHKRGGAWMDDCMGRKIRASGELQTPVAYLVCNFNKAVGDKPALFTHYEVTTLFHEFGHGIHHMLTQVDAAPVAGINGVAWDAVELPSQFLENWCYEEEALAFISGHHETGEPLPKALLDKLLAAKNFQSAMQMLRQLEFSLFDFHIHSDFDADKPCQIQQTLNAVREKTAVVKAPEFNRFQHSFSHIFAGGYSAGYYSYKWAEVLSADAFSRFEEEGIFNSQTGADFMQHILEKGGSEEPMALFTRFRGREPSVDALLRHSGIEKAA; the protein is encoded by the coding sequence ATGACTAACCCGTTAATTGGCATGGAAGGCTTGCCACCGTTTTCACAAATCAAACCAGAACATGTTGTAGAAGCACTTAAACAGGCGATTGCGCACTGCCGTGATACCATAGATACGGTGCTCAAAAACGATGCATATAGCTGGGAAAACCTGGTTTTGCCGCTCGAAGAAGCCGATGACAAACTATCTCGTATGTGGTCACCTGTGTCGCACATGCACTCGGTTGTTAACAACGACGCCTTGCGCCAGGCCTATGATGCCTGTCTGCCGCTGATCTCAGAATACAGCACCTATGTTGGTCAGCATCAGGGGCTTTACGAAGCCTATAAATCGTTAAAAGACTCTGACACCTTTGCAGCGCTGAGCACGGCACAGCAAAAAACCATCAATAATGCACTGCGCGATTTCCAGTTGTCGGGCATCGCACTGGCCCCTGAGCAGCAACAGCGTTACGGCGAGATCAGCGCGCGTTTATCTGAGCTGGCAGCCAAGTTTGGTAACAATGTGATGGATGCCACTCAAGCCTGGACTAAGCATGTGACTGATGAAGCCGAATTGTCTGGCTTACCTGAATCCGCATTGGCATTGGCGGCACACACGGCGCAGAGTAAAGAACTCGAAGGCTGGTTATTTACCTTAGATATTCCATCGTATCTGCCTGTGATGACTTATGCGGACAACCGCTCGCTGCGTGAAGACATGTACCGTGCTTTTGTGACGCGTGCGTCAGATCAGGGTCCAAATGCCAAAGAATTCGATAACTCAGAGATCATGCGTGAGGAGCTGGCCCTGCGTTATGAGCTGGCGCAGCTGCTTGGCTTTGACAGTTATGCAGATAAATCACTGGCCACTAAAATGGCGCAGTCACCAGAGCAAGTCTTTGCCTTTTTAAATGACCTGGCGTTGCATGCTAAGCCACAGGCAGAGAAAGAGCTGGCCGAACTGAAAGCATTTGCAGAAAAAGAGCATGGGGCCACTGAGCTGGCGGCCTGGGACTACGGTTACTATGGCGAAAAGCTAAAACAGGCTAAATACGCCATCTCTGATGAGCTATTACGTCCTTATTTCCCGGCAGATACCGTATTAAAAGGCTTGTTCGAAACCGTGAACCGTCTGTTTGGTATTAAGGTCACAGAGGTTCAGGGTTTCGATACTTATCATCCTGATGTGCGTTTTTTCGCTATCCATGATGCGCAAGACACTTTGCGCGGCCATTTCTATCTGGACCTGTATGCTCGCGAACATAAGCGCGGCGGCGCCTGGATGGACGACTGCATGGGCCGTAAGATACGCGCCAGCGGTGAGTTGCAAACTCCCGTTGCCTATCTGGTGTGTAACTTCAACAAAGCGGTCGGTGATAAACCGGCGTTGTTTACGCACTACGAAGTCACGACGTTATTCCATGAGTTTGGTCATGGTATTCACCATATGCTGACCCAAGTCGATGCTGCACCAGTTGCGGGTATCAACGGGGTTGCCTGGGATGCGGTAGAATTGCCAAGCCAGTTCCTGGAAAACTGGTGCTACGAGGAAGAGGCGCTGGCCTTTATTTCTGGTCACCATGAGACTGGCGAGCCGTTGCCAAAAGCACTGCTCGACAAACTGCTGGCAGCGAAAAACTTCCAGTCCGCAATGCAGATGCTGCGTCAGCTGGAGTTCTCTTTGTTTGATTTCCATATTCACAGCGATTTTGATGCAGATAAACCGTGTCAGATCCAGCAAACACTGAATGCCGTTCGGGAAAAAACTGCGGTTGTAAAAGCGCCTGAATTTAATCGTTTCCAGCACAGCTTTAGCCATATTTTTGCTGGTGGTTATAGCGCAGGTTATTACTCTTATAAGTGGGCTGAAGTCCTGTCTGCGGATGCGTTCTCCCGGTTTGAAGAAGAAGGGATTTTCAATAGCCAGACTGGTGCGGACTTTATGCAGCATATTCTGGAGAAGGGCGGCTCAGAAGAGCCAATGGCTTTGTTTACCCGTTTCCGTGGTCGTGAGCCCAGTGTAGACGCACTGCTGCGTCACAGTGGTATCGAAAAAGCGGCATAA
- a CDS encoding response regulator, which yields MSNLVLAIDDDKLVHHIVEQSLLHSCKVIHAYSGEEGLEMAAQQRPDIILLDIEMPGPSGFEVCERLKANPQLCDIPVMFLSSKSATSERMRGYNAGGADYIVKPFDSDEMLARIKVLDEYRRQSLKLKQDVQKAQITAEIAMSDSGDMGRIMRYVGQSYHAHDLNTLSEYFFEFFVPLQLQVAVAFWYHDSEVFYSQEGAIQPLEQELLEKHRDGDRFVDFGRRTIINYPKVSLLIKNMPTDDVGLYGRYKDLLPHILEATNAKIKDMEVSEVALTKVEQIGLAFEELSDQLGEVANGFNDKLSQFSDYVSDGQANGNQAEVKQLYEHFSLINDDFSIIRYKLGEITEVRHELIQSLNQMAKPWSEEDVPAQTDIELF from the coding sequence ATGAGCAATCTAGTACTGGCCATTGACGACGATAAACTGGTACATCACATTGTTGAACAATCTTTACTGCACAGCTGCAAAGTCATCCATGCCTACAGTGGCGAAGAAGGCCTGGAAATGGCAGCACAGCAGCGCCCGGATATTATTTTACTCGATATTGAAATGCCTGGCCCTTCGGGGTTTGAGGTGTGTGAGCGACTCAAAGCCAACCCTCAGTTGTGCGATATTCCGGTGATGTTTTTATCTTCTAAAAGTGCCACCTCTGAGCGCATGCGCGGCTACAACGCCGGTGGCGCCGACTATATTGTCAAACCCTTCGACAGCGATGAAATGCTGGCCCGTATTAAAGTACTCGATGAGTATCGCCGTCAGTCACTTAAGCTGAAGCAGGATGTGCAGAAAGCGCAAATCACCGCCGAAATTGCTATGTCAGATTCGGGTGATATGGGCCGCATTATGCGGTATGTGGGCCAGTCTTATCATGCTCATGACCTGAATACGCTGTCGGAGTATTTCTTTGAGTTTTTTGTGCCTTTGCAGCTGCAAGTTGCCGTCGCATTTTGGTATCACGACAGTGAAGTGTTTTATTCTCAGGAAGGTGCTATTCAGCCTTTGGAGCAGGAGCTGCTCGAAAAACACCGAGATGGCGACCGGTTTGTCGATTTTGGCCGTCGCACCATTATTAACTATCCCAAAGTCTCACTGCTGATCAAAAACATGCCAACCGATGATGTGGGTTTGTACGGGCGTTACAAAGATCTGCTGCCGCATATACTGGAAGCCACCAATGCCAAAATCAAAGATATGGAGGTCAGCGAAGTCGCACTCACTAAAGTGGAGCAAATTGGTCTGGCATTTGAAGAGCTGAGCGATCAGCTGGGCGAGGTAGCTAATGGATTCAATGATAAACTGAGCCAGTTTTCTGACTATGTGAGTGACGGGCAGGCCAATGGCAATCAGGCTGAAGTAAAGCAGTTGTATGAGCACTTTTCACTGATCAATGACGACTTTTCGATTATCCGCTACAAACTGGGAGAGATCACAGAAGTACGCCATGAACTGATCCAGAGCCTTAACCAGATGGCCAAACCCTGGAGCGAGGAAGATGTGCCCGCCCAGACCGACATTGAACTGTTCTAA
- a CDS encoding class I SAM-dependent methyltransferase, with the protein MIIHTPFAENRPYLARIEQQFALHDWQQTNPNFRLTYDEAGLQLLKLDEPKLGGIRVDFVTGASAHRRKFGGGKGQAIAKAVGLNKGATPVVLDATAGLGRDAFVLAALGCEVILHERHPVVAALLFDGLERAYQDSEIGSWMQQNMRMIFGSSHDLLAQSALNPDVVYLDPMFPHREKSAQVKKEMRVFQSLVGGDADADALLPFAYTLATKRVVVKRPDYAPFLNEQKPSMQIETKKNRFDVYVKAAMK; encoded by the coding sequence TTGATCATCCACACCCCTTTTGCCGAAAACCGACCTTATCTTGCGCGTATAGAGCAGCAGTTTGCGCTGCACGACTGGCAGCAGACCAACCCTAATTTTCGTCTGACTTATGATGAAGCGGGTTTGCAGTTGCTAAAACTGGATGAGCCAAAGCTCGGTGGCATACGGGTAGACTTTGTCACCGGCGCCAGTGCGCACCGTCGTAAGTTTGGCGGTGGTAAAGGACAGGCCATTGCCAAGGCGGTGGGGCTCAACAAAGGGGCAACCCCTGTGGTACTCGATGCAACCGCAGGGCTGGGACGCGATGCCTTTGTGCTGGCTGCGTTGGGTTGCGAAGTGATATTACACGAACGTCACCCTGTGGTGGCTGCCTTGCTGTTTGACGGTCTGGAGCGCGCCTATCAGGATAGTGAAATCGGCAGCTGGATGCAGCAAAATATGCGAATGATCTTTGGTTCCAGTCATGACTTGTTAGCGCAGAGTGCGTTAAATCCGGACGTTGTTTATCTGGACCCTATGTTTCCGCATCGTGAGAAATCGGCTCAGGTTAAAAAAGAAATGCGGGTGTTCCAGTCTCTGGTAGGGGGAGATGCCGACGCCGATGCCTTATTGCCATTCGCTTATACACTGGCCACCAAGCGGGTCGTAGTTAAACGTCCGGATTATGCGCCTTTCCTGAACGAGCAAAAACCCAGTATGCAGATAGAGACCAAAAAGAATCGTTTTGATGTTTATGTTAAAGCTGCGATGAAATAG